A genomic window from Elaeis guineensis isolate ETL-2024a chromosome 3, EG11, whole genome shotgun sequence includes:
- the LOC105041209 gene encoding KH domain-containing protein At4g18375 isoform X2, producing MDDENPFSNGKHKEGNFRKRSRSHPDNGKRKRQNSSHDHNFMTSKPVETIYRILCPVKKIGSVLGKGGDIVNALRDETHAKIRVADAIPGAEERVIIIFSYLSQQSGELNSDEDPDDVNFTESESQDMMPHCPAQDALLKVHDRIAADEVLRGGVVHEKTGADDVVTSRILVPSNQVGCLLGKGGTVIQKLRSDTGANIRILPAEHLPPCAMSTDELVQISGVPSIVKKALYDITTLLHQHPRKENPPLEDLIYASTHGLYQSSASMPPLPQGNPLWSQQHPAVDAAPPMPWIRGYRNEPSGYAPGNFSSGRAENEGETAEFSIRILCATVKIGGVIGKGGVNVRQLEQQTGAHIQVEDTAPEAEERVIVISSKEVFWDPISPTIEALLQLQSRTSASSEKGVITTRLLVPSSKVGCILGQGGDIITEMRRRTRADIRVYSKDDKPKYTSANEELVQISGNQSVAREALSEIASRLRARTLRGGNAATNTAPPAPFRGFPPSESLSSRGPPPTVNSSINPARTVPFHGFAPLEGFSGRGLPSPGMVGSGSAVNYDHPKGSGMLHEAHGYPGPRNATGYPTMNSSLDVKIPSSAVASVRGSGASNFSDIRQISGARVKLHDPLSGASECVVEIHSSSDQMKAAHSLHQFIASGGQNVPPPQAPRPY from the exons ATGGATGATGAAAATCCATTTTCCAATGGGAAGCACAAAGAGGGAAATTTCAGGAAGCGTTCTCGTTCCCATCCTGACAATGGGAAAAGAAAAAGGCAGAATTCTAGCCATGATCATAATTTTATGACTTCCAAACCTGTTGAAACCATTTATCGCATCCTTTGCCCTGTCAAAAAGATTGGTAGCGTTCTTGGGAAAGGAGGTGACATTGTTAATGCCCTTAGAGATGAGACTCATGCAAAGATAAGAGTTGCTGATGCTATTCCTGGGGCAGAGGAGAGAGTTATTATCATTTTTAGTTACTTATCGCAACAATCTGGAGAACTCAATTCTGATGAGGATCCTGATGATGTTAATTTCACTGAGAGCGAATCACAGGATATGATGCCCCATTGTCCTGCCCAGGATGCTTTGTTAAAAGTCCATGATAGGATTGCTGCAGATGAGGTTCTGCGTGGTGGTGTGGTGCATGAAAAGACCGGAGCTGATGATGTTGTCACTTCTCGCATTTTGGTTCCAAGCAATCAAGTCGGTTGTCTTCTTGGTAAGGGAGGCACTGTTATACAGAAGCTACGAAGTGATACTGGTGCTAATATTCGAATTCTACCTGCAGAGCACCTTCCACCATGTGCAATGAGCACTGATGAATTAGTTCAG ATATCAGGAGTGCCATCCATTGTGAAGAAGGCTTTATATGATATTACCACTCTGTTGCATCAACATCCTCGTAAAGAAAATCCTCCTCTAGAAGATCTTATATATGCCAGTACCCATGGTTTATACCAATCCAGTGCTTCTATGCCTCCATTGCCTCAAGGAAATCCATTGTGGTCTCAGCAGCACCCAGCTGTTGATGCTGCACCACCAATGCCATGGATTCGTGGATATAGAAATGAGCCATCTGGATATGCTCCTGGTAATTTCAGCAGTGGTCGTGCTGAAAATGAGGGAGAAACAGCAGAGTTTTCCATAAGAATTTTATGTGCCACTGTGAAGATTGGCGGTGTGATTGGTAAAGGTGGGGTTAATGTCAGACAGTTAGAACAACAGACAGGTGCTCACATTCAAGTTGAGGATACCGCTCCTGAGGCAGAAGAGCGTGTCATTGTCATCTCTTCTAAAGAG GTTTTTTGGGATCCAATCTCTCCAACAATTGAGGCTCTTCTCCAGCTTCAAAGCAGAACTAGTGCTTCCTCTGAAAAAGGTGTCATCACTACAAGGCTTCTTGTTCCCTCCAGTAAGGTTGGTTGTATCCTTGGACAAGGTGGTGACATAATCACAGAAATGAGAAGGCGAACCAGAGCAGATATTCGAGTTTACTCAAAGGATGATAAGCCAAAGTATACATCAGCAAACGAAGAGCTTGTGCAG ATATCTGGAAATCAGAGTGTTGCGAGGGAGGCTCTTTCAGAGATTGCATCCAGGCTTAGAGCGAGGACTCTTCGAGGTGGGAATGCTGCTACAAATACTGCACCTCCAGCCCCTTTCCGTGGATTTCCTCCTTCAGAAAGCTTGTCTAGTAGAGGACCACCACCAACTGTAAATTCTTCTATAAATCCTGCTCGAACGGTCCCTTTCCATGGTTTTGCTCCCCTAGAAGGCTTTTCTGGTAGAGGACTACCATCACCTGGCATGGTTGGATCTGGGAGTGCTGTTAATTATGATCATCCAAAg GGATCTGGAATGCTACATGAAGCTCACGGTTATCCAGGTCCCCGAAATGCTACTGG TTATCCAACTATGAACAGTTCTTTGGACGTTAAGATTCCTAGTAGTGCAGTGGCTTCTGTTCGTGGATCAGGTGCAAGCAATTTTTCTGATATCCGTCAG ATTTCTGGAGCAAGGGTTAAGTTGCATGATCCTCTGTCTGGTGCATCTGAGTGCGTTGTTGAGATACACAGCTCTTCTGATCAAATGAAGGCAGCACACAGCCTCCATCAGTTCATAGCTTCTGGTGGACAGAATGTACCACCACCGCAAGCTCCCCGCCCATATTAG
- the LOC105041209 gene encoding KH domain-containing protein At4g18375 isoform X1, producing the protein MHHIFCNMRTPNLSSNFQHPILEFLGKGMDDENPFSNGKHKEGNFRKRSRSHPDNGKRKRQNSSHDHNFMTSKPVETIYRILCPVKKIGSVLGKGGDIVNALRDETHAKIRVADAIPGAEERVIIIFSYLSQQSGELNSDEDPDDVNFTESESQDMMPHCPAQDALLKVHDRIAADEVLRGGVVHEKTGADDVVTSRILVPSNQVGCLLGKGGTVIQKLRSDTGANIRILPAEHLPPCAMSTDELVQISGVPSIVKKALYDITTLLHQHPRKENPPLEDLIYASTHGLYQSSASMPPLPQGNPLWSQQHPAVDAAPPMPWIRGYRNEPSGYAPGNFSSGRAENEGETAEFSIRILCATVKIGGVIGKGGVNVRQLEQQTGAHIQVEDTAPEAEERVIVISSKEVFWDPISPTIEALLQLQSRTSASSEKGVITTRLLVPSSKVGCILGQGGDIITEMRRRTRADIRVYSKDDKPKYTSANEELVQISGNQSVAREALSEIASRLRARTLRGGNAATNTAPPAPFRGFPPSESLSSRGPPPTVNSSINPARTVPFHGFAPLEGFSGRGLPSPGMVGSGSAVNYDHPKGSGMLHEAHGYPGPRNATGYPTMNSSLDVKIPSSAVASVRGSGASNFSDIRQISGARVKLHDPLSGASECVVEIHSSSDQMKAAHSLHQFIASGGQNVPPPQAPRPY; encoded by the exons ATGCACCATATATTTTGTAACATGAGGACGCCCAACCTCAGTTCCAACTTCCAACATCCAATACTG GAGTTCTTGGGTAAGGGTATGGATGATGAAAATCCATTTTCCAATGGGAAGCACAAAGAGGGAAATTTCAGGAAGCGTTCTCGTTCCCATCCTGACAATGGGAAAAGAAAAAGGCAGAATTCTAGCCATGATCATAATTTTATGACTTCCAAACCTGTTGAAACCATTTATCGCATCCTTTGCCCTGTCAAAAAGATTGGTAGCGTTCTTGGGAAAGGAGGTGACATTGTTAATGCCCTTAGAGATGAGACTCATGCAAAGATAAGAGTTGCTGATGCTATTCCTGGGGCAGAGGAGAGAGTTATTATCATTTTTAGTTACTTATCGCAACAATCTGGAGAACTCAATTCTGATGAGGATCCTGATGATGTTAATTTCACTGAGAGCGAATCACAGGATATGATGCCCCATTGTCCTGCCCAGGATGCTTTGTTAAAAGTCCATGATAGGATTGCTGCAGATGAGGTTCTGCGTGGTGGTGTGGTGCATGAAAAGACCGGAGCTGATGATGTTGTCACTTCTCGCATTTTGGTTCCAAGCAATCAAGTCGGTTGTCTTCTTGGTAAGGGAGGCACTGTTATACAGAAGCTACGAAGTGATACTGGTGCTAATATTCGAATTCTACCTGCAGAGCACCTTCCACCATGTGCAATGAGCACTGATGAATTAGTTCAG ATATCAGGAGTGCCATCCATTGTGAAGAAGGCTTTATATGATATTACCACTCTGTTGCATCAACATCCTCGTAAAGAAAATCCTCCTCTAGAAGATCTTATATATGCCAGTACCCATGGTTTATACCAATCCAGTGCTTCTATGCCTCCATTGCCTCAAGGAAATCCATTGTGGTCTCAGCAGCACCCAGCTGTTGATGCTGCACCACCAATGCCATGGATTCGTGGATATAGAAATGAGCCATCTGGATATGCTCCTGGTAATTTCAGCAGTGGTCGTGCTGAAAATGAGGGAGAAACAGCAGAGTTTTCCATAAGAATTTTATGTGCCACTGTGAAGATTGGCGGTGTGATTGGTAAAGGTGGGGTTAATGTCAGACAGTTAGAACAACAGACAGGTGCTCACATTCAAGTTGAGGATACCGCTCCTGAGGCAGAAGAGCGTGTCATTGTCATCTCTTCTAAAGAG GTTTTTTGGGATCCAATCTCTCCAACAATTGAGGCTCTTCTCCAGCTTCAAAGCAGAACTAGTGCTTCCTCTGAAAAAGGTGTCATCACTACAAGGCTTCTTGTTCCCTCCAGTAAGGTTGGTTGTATCCTTGGACAAGGTGGTGACATAATCACAGAAATGAGAAGGCGAACCAGAGCAGATATTCGAGTTTACTCAAAGGATGATAAGCCAAAGTATACATCAGCAAACGAAGAGCTTGTGCAG ATATCTGGAAATCAGAGTGTTGCGAGGGAGGCTCTTTCAGAGATTGCATCCAGGCTTAGAGCGAGGACTCTTCGAGGTGGGAATGCTGCTACAAATACTGCACCTCCAGCCCCTTTCCGTGGATTTCCTCCTTCAGAAAGCTTGTCTAGTAGAGGACCACCACCAACTGTAAATTCTTCTATAAATCCTGCTCGAACGGTCCCTTTCCATGGTTTTGCTCCCCTAGAAGGCTTTTCTGGTAGAGGACTACCATCACCTGGCATGGTTGGATCTGGGAGTGCTGTTAATTATGATCATCCAAAg GGATCTGGAATGCTACATGAAGCTCACGGTTATCCAGGTCCCCGAAATGCTACTGG TTATCCAACTATGAACAGTTCTTTGGACGTTAAGATTCCTAGTAGTGCAGTGGCTTCTGTTCGTGGATCAGGTGCAAGCAATTTTTCTGATATCCGTCAG ATTTCTGGAGCAAGGGTTAAGTTGCATGATCCTCTGTCTGGTGCATCTGAGTGCGTTGTTGAGATACACAGCTCTTCTGATCAAATGAAGGCAGCACACAGCCTCCATCAGTTCATAGCTTCTGGTGGACAGAATGTACCACCACCGCAAGCTCCCCGCCCATATTAG